ATATAAATTTTCCCTTTGTATGTTTCCTACCATAGTGTTCGCTCACACTGTGCGGCACCATACTGTCTTTATCACCATGAATGATAAGGCACGGCACGCCAACACAAAGAAGTGTTTCAGCTGGTTTGTGCTTGTGTTTTCTAAGCTCTTTGATCATTTCGTAACTCACTTCATATTCACCAAGCTGTACTGAACCGCGTTTTTTCGCGCCCGCTAGCGCTTCGGAATGAAACCATTTTCTAGCCCATTTAGTTTCCGGTTCAAGAAACGTCCTCCGATAATCAAGTACCGGACAAAGCAAAGTCATACTTTTTATGTATGTACGATATTTTTTTAAACTAAGAAGTGCTATACCTGCACCAAAGCTGGTAGCTACAACAGCGCATTTTTTGTAACCCTGTTTTTTGAGATAGGCAATAACCGCACTAAGGTCGCTCTTTTCACCCTTTATAGTAACGTCACTAAACGCGCCTGAACTCTGACCATGTCCCCTAAAATCAAAACGTAGGCTTGCATGCTCTTCACTCGCACATAATCGCGACAAGTATGAGTATGTTCCCCCTTCTTCTTTATTCGCCGTAATGCCATGAGCCATAATAACGACTGTATCAGTTTTCTTCTCAGGAAGAGTAAGGATAGCTGATAGGGTTACCTCATCAGTTGATTGTATCGTAATATGTTTTTCATATTTTTTCATACATAAACCCAAACAGCAAAACGGCCCGTACATTCGGGCCGTTTACTTAATCATTGATTATGCAATCCCTGTAT
The Candidatus Ancaeobacter aquaticus genome window above contains:
- a CDS encoding alpha/beta fold hydrolase, which produces MKKYEKHITIQSTDEVTLSAILTLPEKKTDTVVIMAHGITANKEEGGTYSYLSRLCASEEHASLRFDFRGHGQSSGAFSDVTIKGEKSDLSAVIAYLKKQGYKKCAVVATSFGAGIALLSLKKYRTYIKSMTLLCPVLDYRRTFLEPETKWARKWFHSEALAGAKKRGSVQLGEYEVSYEMIKELRKHKHKPAETLLCVGVPCLIIHGDKDSMVPHSVSEHYGRKHTKGKFISIKNADHGLSKHKKDFCPKIIEWINAHFD